The Fusobacterium sp. SYSU M8D902 genome includes a region encoding these proteins:
- a CDS encoding DUF721 domain-containing protein: MAEKLSNVSDMIDVAVKKSRRLKEGILKSEWSKIVGKICKECQPDFIKDGVLHIRVKSPVFVHHFTLEKNRYIKIINEYFDEDIIQDIIIKSGKLDENREAYLAKVDTEENIPSTTDNNNDVENKNDLSSLTGETLNNRILEKVAALSKMALERENYLLTHGFKKCKVCGMLYEGEELFCKVCIDNGNAKKYIKDNGLSDEEDE, translated from the coding sequence ATGGCCGAGAAATTAAGTAATGTTAGTGATATGATAGATGTTGCTGTAAAAAAAAGCAGACGTCTTAAAGAGGGGATACTTAAATCTGAATGGAGTAAGATTGTAGGTAAGATATGTAAGGAGTGCCAACCTGATTTTATAAAAGATGGTGTCCTACACATCAGAGTTAAAAGTCCTGTCTTTGTTCATCACTTTACACTTGAAAAAAATAGATATATCAAGATTATAAATGAGTATTTTGATGAGGATATTATACAGGATATCATTATAAAATCTGGTAAGCTAGATGAAAATAGAGAGGCTTATCTAGCAAAGGTAGATACAGAGGAAAATATCCCAAGTACTACTGACAATAATAATGATGTAGAGAATAAAAATGATCTTTCCTCTCTGACTGGAGAGACTTTAAATAATAGAATTTTAGAGAAGGTCGCTGCACTTAGTAAGATGGCTTTAGAGAGAGAGAACTATCTCCTAACTCATGGTTTTAAAAAGTGTAAAGTTTGTGGGATGCTATATGAGGGAGAAGAGTTGTTCTGTAAGGTCTGTATAGACAATGGAAATGCTAAAAAATACATAAAAGATAATGGATTATCTGATGAAGAAGATGAGTAA
- the gyrB gene encoding DNA topoisomerase (ATP-hydrolyzing) subunit B: MSNNYQAEDITVLEGLEAVRKRPGMYIGTTSERGLHHLVWEIVDNAVDEALAGYCTHIEVNILPDNVIEVVDNGRGIPVGIHPKYGKSALEIVLTVLHAGGKFENDNYKVSGGLHGVGVSVVNALSQWLEVEVKKEGKIWYQKYDRGIPQEDVKEIGLSDDHGTTVRFKADYEIFETLIYDYNTLKNRLKELAYLNKGLVITLTDSRKEPFKKEVFEFEGGIGDFLREITEDTEKLIKEPIYMTGEVDNIGVEVAFLYTVNQSEIIYSFVNNINTHEGGTHVQGFRTALTRIINDIGKAQGFLKEKDGKLQGNDIREGVTAIVSVKVPQPQFEGQTKTKLGNSEVTGVVSTIVGSQLKVVLEDNPSDTKVIIEKILNSKKAREAAQRARELVLRKSALEVGSLPGKLADCSSKNPEECELYIVEGDSAGGSAKQGRDRSHQAILPLRGKILNVEKAGLHRALENNEVRAMITAFGTGIGDNFNLEKLRYGKIILMTDADVDGAHIRTLLLTFIYRYMVELIYNGNVFIAQPPLYKISYGKQIKYAYSDRELKEITEAFEGEDKRYTLQRYKGLGEMNPEQLWETTMDPQNRTLLKVTIDDARAADMLFDKLMGDKVDPRREFIEENAEYVKNLDI, translated from the coding sequence GTGAGTAATAATTATCAAGCGGAAGACATAACAGTCCTTGAAGGATTAGAAGCAGTAAGAAAAAGACCAGGAATGTATATAGGAACAACATCAGAAAGAGGATTGCACCATTTAGTTTGGGAGATAGTGGATAACGCTGTGGACGAAGCTCTTGCTGGATATTGTACTCACATTGAGGTGAATATACTTCCAGACAACGTTATTGAAGTAGTGGATAATGGAAGAGGTATCCCAGTTGGTATCCACCCTAAATATGGTAAGTCTGCTCTTGAGATAGTTCTTACAGTTTTACATGCTGGAGGAAAATTTGAAAATGATAACTACAAGGTTTCTGGAGGACTTCACGGAGTTGGAGTATCTGTAGTTAATGCTCTTTCTCAATGGTTAGAAGTAGAGGTTAAAAAAGAGGGGAAAATCTGGTACCAAAAATATGATAGAGGTATACCTCAAGAGGATGTAAAAGAGATCGGTCTATCTGATGACCATGGAACAACAGTAAGATTCAAAGCTGACTATGAGATATTTGAAACTTTAATCTATGATTACAACACTTTAAAGAATAGATTAAAAGAGTTAGCATATCTAAATAAAGGGCTTGTTATAACTCTTACAGATTCAAGAAAAGAACCATTTAAAAAGGAGGTTTTTGAATTTGAAGGAGGTATTGGAGATTTCTTAAGAGAGATAACTGAAGATACTGAAAAACTTATAAAAGAGCCTATCTATATGACTGGTGAAGTGGATAATATCGGTGTTGAGGTAGCATTTTTATACACAGTTAATCAGTCTGAAATAATCTACTCATTTGTAAATAACATCAACACACATGAGGGGGGTACTCATGTACAAGGATTTAGAACTGCTCTTACTAGAATAATTAACGACATTGGTAAGGCACAAGGATTCTTGAAAGAGAAAGATGGAAAATTACAGGGAAATGATATTAGAGAAGGTGTTACAGCTATTGTTTCTGTAAAAGTTCCTCAGCCACAATTTGAAGGGCAAACAAAAACAAAACTTGGTAACTCTGAAGTGACTGGAGTAGTTTCAACTATAGTTGGATCTCAATTAAAAGTTGTTTTAGAGGATAATCCTAGCGATACAAAGGTTATAATTGAGAAGATATTAAACTCTAAGAAAGCTAGAGAGGCAGCTCAAAGAGCTAGAGAGTTAGTTCTTAGAAAATCTGCTTTAGAAGTTGGATCTCTACCAGGAAAATTAGCTGACTGTTCATCTAAGAATCCTGAAGAGTGCGAACTTTATATAGTTGAGGGAGATTCAGCTGGTGGATCTGCTAAACAGGGAAGAGATAGATCTCATCAGGCTATACTTCCATTGAGAGGTAAGATACTAAACGTTGAGAAAGCTGGTCTTCACAGAGCTCTTGAAAATAATGAGGTAAGAGCTATGATCACTGCTTTTGGTACAGGTATTGGAGATAACTTTAACTTAGAAAAACTTAGATATGGTAAGATCATTCTTATGACTGACGCCGACGTTGATGGTGCTCACATCAGAACTCTTTTATTAACATTTATATACAGATATATGGTGGAATTAATCTACAATGGAAACGTATTTATTGCTCAGCCACCACTTTACAAGATATCTTATGGTAAACAGATCAAATATGCTTACTCTGATAGAGAATTAAAAGAGATAACTGAAGCTTTTGAAGGAGAGGACAAAAGATATACTCTTCAAAGATATAAAGGATTGGGAGAGATGAATCCTGAACAGCTTTGGGAAACAACTATGGATCCTCAAAATAGAACTCTATTAAAAGTGACTATAGATGATGCTAGAGCAGCTGATATGCTATTTGATAAACTGATGGGAGACAAGGTTGATCCTAGAAGAGAGTTTATTGAAGAGAATGCTGAATACGTTAAAAACTTAGATATTTAA